The Alnus glutinosa chromosome 3, dhAlnGlut1.1, whole genome shotgun sequence nucleotide sequence TTCGCCCGCTCTAAACTGGTTGAACGGTTACTAAAATTTGTCATCCATAGCGTGCAAATGTACAATAATGATATTACAAATCCATATAATATAGATAAAAGCATTCACAGTAAGCTCGTCAAATTAGAGTTTTCGCCAAATTCCGCCAAAGTTTCCTCAAAATCGAGTATGTAACAACTAACAAGCTTGTCAGCACTACAATAATTTTACTTATTGTTAGACTCGCTTGTTTGGCCTGCAGAGCCAAATATGTTTCGTCActtcatatttttcatttgtttattcagTCTTCTTGTGTTCTCTCCTGAAGCGATAGTAGAAAAGCCTATGAATCTCAGCTCCTTTGCGCCTCACAAATTGCGTCTTGCAAGCATCTGATTCTTtagtttgatttggtttatggGTTTTAGTTTTGTGTAAGTAAAAGCCTCACAGATTTGATTTGAGCCTCAATGCGGTAGCAAGAAAGCCACAGTTTTAGTTTCAGTTTTCTAAAATCTCAGGTTTGATTTGTGCCTCACAGAAAAGtctgtgactttttttttttttttttgtaggttcCACCAATAGGCAATAGGTTGGGGTTTTTGTCTAATAAACTGGGTTCTTGGTTAATAGGTTTAGTTTTGCCATGTCTGTGTTTGGCTGAGTATATGTTGGCAGAGAATGTCAGTGAAGGATGTATAATTTTCAAGTATGTTATTGAACTATAAACTTGAGTCTTTTGAAATGAATTCTAGTctcttttgataaataaaagtaTGCATTCAGCTCAATTAAATGCAGAGGGGAAAGAACAAACGGTTATGCACTAGAAATAAAGCAATCACTTGAATTAATAACTCCGGCTGGTTGTTGAAAAAACCGTAAAAAAGCATTCAATTGACCTCAAAAGTATTTCTTGCACCAGATACAATGCAGATTTTCAAATTGTCATTAATTCATGGTAGTTGATTTGTCCAAGTAAATGGTCAAATACACTATGTTCAAGCAAGCAAAGTAGATTTTTGATGTTGAAGTGGTTGGAAGCTGTTAATGTTTGATGTTTAATTTTCGTTTCTTGAATGGTTGTTTTAAAActaataagaaataatatttatttaaagtaaaaaatatttaaaaagtttgaTATTTGATGCTTTTAAAAGTGCTTAGCTAAAATAAcgaaaatagatttttttagcCAAAATTTAACTAAACTTTGAGAAACTtgttaaaaatgctcttacacGCCTAAATTGTCGAGGGATTGagattctttataattatttatttgaatttgagagaattcgaacagGTAATTGCGAGAGACTATTTATGAGACTCacttgatcaaataaaaattgggctgccCAAACAGTTATCTGGTCAGGTGAGTCTCATAAGTGATCTCTTACAATCACTTGtttaaattctcttaaattcaaacaaataattgtaaagaaTCGTAATCTATTGTAGAGTGTCTGCTCTgtagcaaaaaagaaaagaaaagaaattgttcGAGAATGTTTGGAGCATTATTTGGCATCCTTGTCTCTTTAAAAAAGGAATTTTATTAAACGAAAAATTAAGTACAATGAGCTCTAGCTGAGAGAGCAGGTAAAACCAACTTAGCGCGCAGTTGGTTTTAGCGTTATTGAAAACCACGTACAGTTGAAGTATGATCAACTAATTAATGTAGTACATTGGATCGGGTAGTTTGAAGGTCCGATTGCCAGTGTTAGTCCCCATGAGATCGCTCCACTGATCCCCAATGTTCCCGATGATTCTATACCCATTCTTCTCGATCTTCTTTCTCTCACTTGATTTGTACACCACGGCCGTCTGTCCTCTATAAGATGACCCCCTGCAACCCAAAAATGTCTCTGTATATATGatcaaaatttcaataaagGCATAGTCTAACGAccatacgtatatatatatatatatatatattgatcaggACGTAAAATCGTATTTTGATCTAAAATCTTTTTGGATTGTTCTTGAGTGGCTCTATTGTTGGTGGGCGGCGGTGGGTGTGACGTATTtttcgattaagacagcaggttTGAGCATATATAATGAACCCTACTGCCTAGCTAGTTAAATTAATAATGTTGCGCCCCTCACAAATAATGACAATGGCGGCTGGGTTTGGTCTAACATAACTGAAGGGCACATATTACTAAATTGTGATATTAATatcattgttaatattatttagtagtctgtttagaatttagaaaaaattagttttttttttttttttttttttttttttttttttttataattaatactattctaaatattaatatttactGTCAAGTTAATTTAGTTGTAAAACAGTTTACGAATTAAATAACGTTATTATGATATCATTAGCTTACTTGAGTATAAGCTTCTCCCAAGTATGGCATCCGACACGCTTTAGATTGGCTGCGGTGACACTTCTTTGGTCTTCTGTTCTTCCTGTTAGGAATACAACCTTAACCCCAAGGGACAAGAGCTTTTTGTACAGCTTCAGACTCTCCGGCAATGCTGGTGCTTGGCCTTTAAGGACCCATTGCTTGAATGACGTGGCATTATAGGGCTCCGCCCTGAAATTTCAATCTGTTTAATTAGTTCTGGCAATGAATCTGACATCCAGTTAACCttccaatgaaaaaaaaaattaaaaaaattactgctTAATATTAGAAGTGTCATGCCCTTacgttttttatttgtttatttgtttttttttgtttttttttttttttttaattttatttatttaaaaaataatgaggaATTTGAGAATTTGTAGACAGACCCAAAGATTGATTTGTAAATGGATGTTAACATGCACTTCCActatctctctctatatatatatatatttgagagcTTAATTATCACCTGCAGGTTGCGTGGCGTCCGTATAATGACATAATTATCATTGTATAtattattgttaaataaataattattacacTCATCTCAATCTTATGCGGCCTATTTTAATGGCATTATCTCATGCCCCATTAATACATGTGACCTACTTTAGAATTTCTTGCAAGTACAATTAATAGGTGTCTTTACAAGGTTTAGACTCTCGAATAGTTCCATCAcataaatttgaataataaaatcagAATTAAAAATCAACACGTGTGTGTCCGTTTGCTTGTCGGttgtatatatgtttatttactaaataaattaattgttatataTAGCTTAATTGGTTAGCATCGAATGAATTAAATTGAcaactacttttttttataagactaCATACCCAAATCCATTTTCCGCATAATAAGGTAGATTAGAGAGCGTAGTCTCGTCTATGTCAAAGATCCACACATCCTTGCCGTCTCCGGTGACCTTGAGGCTCCGAGCATAGACTAAAGCCTCCTTAACAACCACTTTGGAGTCTTTCCGATATTGGTGGCCGAGCATGTAGTGCCCAACGTAGCCTTCACACTCTTGTGGAACCGTTGCCCACCCTATAATATTGCGAGTTTCCACCACAAGTCGCCAACTTAGGCATGAGACATCCGGCACCGGGTCACCCCGAGAACCCGCTTGTGGCCGAAGAAGGTGAATTTGGTGGGTTGGACCTAGGTCCAATCCTTGGGAAGCTACCACAATTGTGGCAAGAAAGAACAGTGGCAACATTTCCTTtctatatatgtttattaattGCAGGAGAATGAAATCGATCGACTTTGCCACGCGAAATGCCTATTTGCTGCTTCCATTAAATAGGCTCTACATCTTGGAGAgaaacctcattttttttattcaattacaaTGGTGCCCATGGTTCAAGTGGACCGGTAGGTCCAGTACGTTTAACCCATCCCCTTTAGGGTCTAATCAGAGCGGAATCAAGATCTTGTTGTACATATAAGATCTTTTTGTATGTGTAGTATTCTAAATCTACGTAAATAAATAAGGACATATATACAAGAACGGATCATGTATATATAAACGAAGGGTGgccatgtttttaatttttttaatttttttttattaagttatatatgtacatatattaGGTTTAATAACTAGTGTCATATATGGAGAGtgaaaaattaaacatttggCGTGAAcatagtataaaaaataaatatctttatAAGAGTTGTAaagtttaatttttgaaattgccGAAGCCCAAAAAAGCCGCAAAAACCAACGTATGTCCGCCACTGAACCGTCCAATGACCATGGAATGTGCAATGGAGGAACTGTGGCCATTGAAGTGGTAAGATTGTCAACGAACGTATCCTCCAAAAAGTGAACTAGTTTTGACATTTGCATGCCATGATCCTCAGTCGATCTTCACCAACCAAGAGGTGACTTTGGTATTTCTGTGAATACAGTGCAAGGCACCTCCTTTTATATATACAGTACGTGCTTgatttgaatttgtattggTAAATTTAAGTAAGCAGCAGACAAGCTGTTGTTGATTTATGTGACACACGTTTAATGGCTTGCAATATCTTACCTTTTTGTTTGGTATATATGTTTGTCCATTTCGATCTGTCGCTCGGTTATTATTCGGCAATTGCATTGTCTGAGGCTGGAAATAATTCTCACCCTGTACTTTGTCATGTGTATGGATCATCATGTTTTAGAAGAATATTGTAGAATAATCCATCACACGATAATGGGAATTCAACAAAAGCAAGCAGTGACGACCTCAATTTTATAGATTCAAGGAATTCAGCTTTTCCTGGCTTTCCCAAGAAGCTATAATATATTTCATAAACCAAATTCTCTAATATATAGAATGTAAGAACATATAAACTTAATCACGCTCAATCTAACGTGCGCAGCggaaataaaatgacaagatcTAGGTTTACCTCTTGCCAACTTTGCTCAAGCATTTCTACAAACAtctgaaaaacaaaagaatgttATCTAAGGTATCTTCTGGCCTGTGCCTATGAGTGTGCCAAAAGATGGATGCATAGGGTTCCTTATATAGGCAGGCCTGAGACTCTCGTTATTTATTAGTAGCTGATTATTTTTCTCCCATCAAGGAAAATAAATcagaataattaatataaaaaccgttatTTTCATGAACCATAATGCGGATTATAAAAAActgtttaaatcatattaaataCCTTTATTATAATTACCGTTACAGTAATTAAAAGCCGTAACCGttacatcaaattaaatatgacataagggacacttatgtaatttcttacattcttccacttggcctttatgacataTATAATTCCTTATGATGTTCGGTTCTTCAATATgacatttactttatttattccaaccattcatgaaatcctcccactcacacaaggaatactacacatgaatcatggctgtaaaactttatataataagtcgtcccttccatgtattatatataaaatattccctaaatgagtactatatgggcaattaaactttatgaataaacttcccATAAGTTATTTgggtccaactttaattttatccctatggataatgtaacaaatgtgcacaaaaatttattaacaataacttgatgtctacagaccaaatagagagaaactaagcaaaaaatgaattaatgagtctcatatactccgcatgactttatactttctgtatcggtaaactttaagtcatgggatccaacaatcattaattcaatacttatatactcaatagaccatttatgtctcttaatgttatctctcatactgagatacttgatgtcgatttatttctacttctactctttattcttataaaagaaagcTACAGTAGAATTActgcagagtatctttatggtctaactgtaaaatcgacaatattgagactttcaacaaactgtctcatccatcatgcctgtATAATAAATTCAGAGCATGCAAGAATTTTAACTATCTTGGTAGATGTAACAATTATAGTCTGCTTTCTGCATTTCTAGGATATATCcctcaataagaaaatatataccataaaattgactttctactatctacacaattagcaaaattcaaaatctgAATAACCAACCACCACCAAATGGTagtgtatctttaggttaagttgtttttcttggtttcttgcatataccgcaagactttatttgcagcactttattgaccaaGTAATCTTACTGTCAGTCCAATGATTAAGTCTAGTGCAAGTCTATGCTTACATTAGGTTGCATAATGCAAATGCTTACAAAAGACCTTCTATTTGCCCtttgttccaatacattttggaTATTTAATATGTATTAAATTTGTCCCTCTTAGTTGCTATTGAAGGtgcaaaatccttcattctaaatcttcccaaaactttttcaatgtaggccttccgagacaatgttaatgttCTTTATGTCTtagtgaatctctatgtcaaaagacataagaagTTTTACCCAAAtcattcatttcaaagtttttgtgAAAGGAAtttcatgtagcaaacctaatCTCTACTTGCTAAAATGATATCTACATATGGGTCTAGAAATAttactttactcccactgaccttaaggtatatatactaattaacaagattttcaataaacaatgaaacaataaccttgtaaaaagtataccaccgatgagagatctgtcatagcctataaatagaattctttaatttgcaagcattctgactgttatttataaaacccttTGATTGgttcatgtaaacctcttactTAAGATCCCAATTCCAGGAAAGTTGTTcttacatccatttgatgtagctctatgTCAAAATATGCTACTAATactatgattatcttgatgaaccattcttagacacttgagagaatgtttcatgataatcaatgcattccttatgagtaaaaccattggctacgagtctagcttgactttttagccatggatttatctcttacttcgtGGCATTGAACCACAATGTGGAGTTATCTCCACTTATAGTATGTGAAAACAATTTGGATCATTCTTAGGTCCGACATCAAAATCAGACTCTtgaggtatacaacataattactagagattgttgatctccttattctataggattttcttaattctacttcctctgcattttgcaaagcTTAAGTAGATTCAAATTGAACCTATTCTTCATGAGTTGACAATTCTAAACTGATTGTAACTCAGGGTAATCAATTTGATCTTCCATAagtaaaatcaaacatccttcatatgaaggagccttgataagtgctgaatgttacacattcagccccttaatttaaatatgttatgctcttagttttgttataatttgatgttttgtgttgtttttgtgttttcttatattttacaggttttagaagaaaaaccgatcaaattccaagattataatgaagtcagcaaactcacttttggatagattcaaactccaaatcaattttgaatttaaggaaagagaagttggcaaaaattcgttatctttggaaagaatccagaatgagcacgtctcagtaatttaatcataactttcggctcaagtatcagattgcaacaaaattgatggagttggaaagctaataataaatgcaacaaataaataggtttttcctaattcagacgttttccatgccaaaatcgcctcgtaataaaagaccgcaaatctgtacgaattttggaatctttttcctacttggatagaaatttcagaaaaaggagaagacttgtaattattctttttggactagaaaacctacttagaattgtaataggaattctagagcttctaaagcttctctaatccctataaataggcctctagcctttgaagaaagacacacaaacttggaggaagaatcaaaggctacatcatgaaggaggttttttatagtttttattttctttcttttcctttattaatttcttatgaggatgattcccatccaaattatgtgtaactaatactttagttagggctcgattgaagccctaatcatgtctttttaagtttttcaatttgccttgctacaatttatatattgatgcttaacttgattaattctagtttcttgaattcctcgcatgtttatgtttagctagcatattcttatggtatggatttgttatttatgtcaatttggatgaccgagtcctgggcataatagagtaatggaagaaccccgacacaggttcttggattaatcaacataaagacaactggaatagataccatatttcaatctgagtgtgtttaccaattttcatagatttatgctttcttaaagaacaacttagtagataccatgctaaatccttcaaggaagaaaagagttagagtagataccatgcctaactcgttgtttagggaaatcaatagctttaggagaagataccattcccttgtggctggtaagcattaagcatcatgttatgattgtagtattgtgcatattgcgaatcttatttgaatATGATTAGCGGtagatatcgaagccctaccttttcttcatagtatttttaattcaatcttttatcctgtcttattcaacatatcgcttttaggaatttctctttaaatacaatttataccaatcctcgtgggaatgatctcgtatttgcctgctatactattgttttgatcttgtgcacttgcgagtaaaacgtacaagtatttgcctatttatttaggtagatatttgcacaacaagtttttggcgctaTTGCCAGGGATTGtgttaattgtgttttaaaagtctttccttttatttttcgtatttttgtttctgttcattaaaaaattttaaaaaaaaatattaaaaaaattaatattaaaaattaaaaaaattctcatccgtttctgagttcttttctgcagaatttcGAATTTGTTATTGTGGACGAGCGCACAAGCCATATACGCTCGAGCACAGTTCTTCCAAATAGCAGTACTGAAGCTGCTATCCACGGTTacagaattttctgtctatgcAAGGTCGTCGATCTCAGAATTCAGACGTTATTCCATACGATCCAGAGATCGAACGCACTATTCGACAGCCAAGAGACAcctcaaaatcagaaaatatatTCAAAGTTGAGGAAGAGATGGCAGAAGAACTTGTAGAGAATCCACCGGAGCGGAAGCCCATGAAGAGTTCTTTCATACCACAGAATCTAGATCAGCCCTCTTGCATTGCTTTCCAGCCGAATGTCCAAAGCAATTTCAATTTATCCCCCCACCTGCTCAGCATGGTTCCACATTACAGAGGCACACCTATAGAGGATCCTTATCTTCATATTcgagacttctttgatctttgcaagacacaaaacatccatggcttaaacgcggaaggaatcaggttaattctttttccgttttccttgaaagataatgctaagttatGGTTAAACTCTTTGGCTGTAGGGTCTATTCATAATTGGGAGGAGTTGgccacaaagttcttgaaaaagttctttccagcccaaaggactaggcaattgaggagggagatccaaaccttccaacaaaaagatggagacctattctttgaggcGTGGGAGCACTTCAATGAGCTACTTCTAAAATGCCCACATCGTAATCTATCTTAAGACGATCAGGTACAAGCtttttatgaaggtttaaataattctaacaaaagtcttgtagattcagcttgtggaggCGTGCTAATGGAGAAAAATAGCGAAGAGGCCATCGAACTCTTTGAGACTCTAAGCGAAAACTCCCAACAGTTTTCATCCCGAGAAAGACAAGGACTCAAAGGAAAGGGCGTCTATGAAGTAAATGTCAATAATGGcgttcaaactcagatggctaccaTGGAGAGGAAACTGGACATGCTAGTAAAAGCCATGACTACTCATCacatctctcccattcaacagattgctcaaattgaggtatgtgccatatgttctcactctgaccacaccactgagacttgccCCATGTCTTCTTTTACAGATCAAGAGCAAGCAAACTATGTGGGACAGAATAACtatcctccaaagaacaatccatactccaacacttacaatgcagggtggcgaaaccaccccaatttttcatggagttaCAATCAGAATGTGCAGAATCCACaagggcagcaaagaaatttccagcaaggaaataactatcaagctccaccacaagtAGTCcaaccaaagaagaatgacctcgacAGTGTTCtatgccaatttataacttcaCAACAGCAAACCAATACTCAGACCAATCAAGCTATTCAAAGgttggaaacacaagtggggcaaTTGGCCAAAGAGCTGAGCGAGAGAAAGAGGGGTGAATTTCCATCCCAAACACTACCTAATCCAGGAGGTCATGAGCAACTCAAGGCTGTATCAACCCTCAGAAGTGGGAAGACCATTGATAATAAGGTGGGAACTGAGGAGACAATACCAGCATCTCCAACTGCAGCCACAACCTCCAAGGTAAGTGAAAAAGAGAAGGTGAGTGCACTACCCTTCTCTCAGAGGTTAgtaaaaccaaagaaagaaaagcaactcctagatatttttgagactttgagaaaagttgaaatCAATATTCCTTTACTAGATGCAATTAAGCAAATTCCCTCTTATGCTAAATTTTTAAAGGATTGCTGCACTAATAAAAGGAAGTTTCAGGCTCATGAAAAAGTTGCTTTAACAGAAGAAGTCAGTGCAGTGCTATTGAGAAAGTTGCCACCAAAATTGAAAGATCCAGGTAGTTTCACTATTCCTTGCAGGTTTGGTGACCAACTTTTTGATCGTGCATTACTGGATTTGGGAGCAAGTATCAATCTATTGCCATACACTATATATGAGAAATTGGGTCTGGGGGAGCTCCAACCAACCTCAATCACCTTACAATTGGCAGACAGAAGCATTAAAAGACCGAGAGGTATTTTGGAAGATGTCCTCGTAAAGGTAGATCAATTTATTTTACCTACTGATTTTATTGTGCTTGATATGGAAGAATCTCCTATGCCATTGCCTTTACttattattttgggaagaccCTTTATGAGAACTGCAgatacaaaaatttgtgtgaaaAAGGGCATTGTAAGTATGAAAGTAAATGGGGTGAAAATAGAGTTCAaagtttttgatgcattaaaATTACCCCAGGATCATCttgattgttttaatgtttgtgAAGTTCAAATTGTTGTGGAGAAAGCTTTTCAGGTCCATCATATTGATCCATTGGAGGCCACTCTCACTCACAGTTTCAAGATACAAGACATTGAGCCCGATTCTGAGGATTTTTCTAATGACATCATTGAAGCCGTGCAATTCCTTGATGCATCTCCACCACATTCAAGTAAGTATGCACCTCCCTTTGAAATGCTTGAGCCAACTAATATTACTCTTGTTCCATCTATTGTCCAGGCCCCAGTTTTAGAGTTGAAGCAGCTTCCGACCCATTTGAAATATGCCTATCTGGGAGACAATGAGACACTACCAATAATAATTGCTGCAGAGTTAAGTTTCGGGGAAGAGGAGAAGCTTTTAAGGGTTCTTAGAGATCATCAAACTGCAATAGGATGGACTATTGCCGACATTAAAGGCATAAGCCCCTCCAAATGCATGCACAAAATTCTCCTTGAGGAGGAAGCAAGGCCAACCAGGGACACACAAAGACGACTTAACCCACACATGAAGCAGGTGGTTAGAGATGAAGTTCTCAAATTGCTAGATGTTGGCATTATCTATCCCATCTCAGATAGCAAATGGGTAAGTCCAGTTCAAGTAGTGCCGAAAAAGAGTGGAATTACAGTgatgaagaatgaagaagatgagctgGTACCTACAAGAATTACCACCGGATGGAGGGTATGTATTGACTATCGAAGGCTAAACAAGGAGACCCgaaaagatcactttcctctacctttcattgatcaaatgttAGAAAGGTTAGCTGGTCACAACTACTATTTTTTCTTCGATGGGTACAGTGGGTACAATCAGATTGCCATAGCTCCGGAGGATCAAGAAAAAACCACATTCACATGTCCTTTTGGCACATTTGCCTACCGGAGGATGCCATttggattatgcaatgcacccgctacatTCCAAAGATGCATGATGAGCATTTTTTCAGACATGGT carries:
- the LOC133862431 gene encoding stem 28 kDa glycoprotein-like isoform X1, whose translation is MLPLFFLATIVVASQGLDLGPTHQIHLLRPQAGSRGDPVPDVSCLSWRLVVETRNIIGWATVPQECEGYVGHYMLGHQYRKDSKVVVKEALVYARSLKVTGDGKDVWIFDIDETTLSNLPYYAENGFGAEPYNATSFKQWVLKGQAPALPESLKLYKKLLSLGVKVVFLTGRTEDQRSVTAANLKRVGCHTWEKLILKGSSYRGQTAVVYKSSERKKIEKNGYRIIGNIGDQWSDLMGTNTGNRTFKLPDPMYYIN
- the LOC133862431 gene encoding stem 28 kDa glycoprotein-like isoform X2, translating into MLPLFFLATIVVASQGLDLGPTHQIHLLRPQAGSRGDPVPDVSCLSWRLVVETRNIIGWATVPQECEGYVGHYMLGHQYRKDSKVVVKEALVYARSLKVTGDGKDVWIFDIDETTLSNLPYYAENGFGAEPYNATSFKQWVLKGQAPALPESLKLYKKLLSLGVKVVFLTGRTEDQRSVTAANLKRVGCHTWEKLILKDIFGLQGVIL